One Fibrobacter sp. UWB2 DNA window includes the following coding sequences:
- a CDS encoding outer membrane protein assembly factor BamD, with amino-acid sequence MKKVFKSTLFVPLFLYMATMMGCSSTSSSKITHTEWCKNRYEAAEQLFKAEKYGRATEKLEEILSTCAGSGYMEQAQFLIAESHFNLEQWIEARGEYGSFIVNFPGSPFAETAEYRKAVSSFNMDYKIDRDESNTTTAMKDFERYLANHPNTPLRDSVNYYYNLLVDRVAEKEFQTGRLYLRMEKPQAAVIYFKEFLETYPKAQRRQETLFLIADAYTDLDQFEPAREYLNIAKNESGEDAEIQKRVKKAEDKIAKAEESYEKRLKKEAEKKRLQKEEKTLAN; translated from the coding sequence ATGAAAAAAGTTTTCAAGAGTACCCTGTTCGTTCCTCTTTTCCTTTATATGGCAACTATGATGGGTTGTTCTTCAACCAGTTCGTCCAAAATAACCCATACGGAATGGTGCAAAAACCGCTACGAAGCAGCAGAGCAACTCTTCAAGGCCGAAAAGTACGGCAGAGCCACAGAAAAGCTCGAAGAAATCCTTTCGACTTGCGCCGGTTCCGGCTACATGGAACAGGCCCAGTTCCTGATTGCCGAGAGCCATTTCAACCTGGAGCAGTGGATTGAAGCCCGTGGCGAATACGGAAGCTTTATCGTGAACTTCCCGGGTTCCCCGTTTGCAGAAACGGCCGAATACCGCAAGGCAGTTTCTTCGTTCAACATGGACTACAAGATTGACCGCGACGAATCCAACACGACAACCGCCATGAAGGATTTTGAGCGCTACCTCGCGAACCACCCGAATACCCCGCTCCGCGACTCCGTCAACTACTATTACAACCTCCTCGTGGACCGCGTGGCCGAAAAGGAATTCCAGACGGGCCGTCTTTATCTGCGCATGGAAAAGCCGCAGGCCGCCGTCATCTACTTCAAGGAATTTTTGGAAACATACCCCAAGGCACAGCGCCGCCAGGAAACGCTCTTCCTCATCGCAGATGCCTACACGGACCTCGACCAGTTTGAACCGGCTAGGGAATACCTCAACATCGCAAAGAATGAATCTGGCGAAGACGCCGAAATTCAAAAGCGCGTGAAGAAGGCCGAAGACAAGATTGCAAAGGCCGAGGAATCCTACGAAAAGCGCCTCAAGAAAGAAGCCGAAAAGAAACGTCTGCAAAAAGAAGAAAAGACTCTCGCTAACTAG
- a CDS encoding LptF/LptG family permease, translated as MILVRYVLKELIGPFLASLFGITFLFVVDFLVKILDNVLSKGLPTSTVLEIFALNLAWMLSLSIPMAVLVASLMTFGRMSGDQEITAVKAAGISPLSLMRPVLLVALLLSVLMVVFNNWVLPEANHRSVELMNAVSRKKPHVFIDAGRLITQFPGVQLWVNRIDPVSGTLYGIQIFEMEKKGAPRIVYADSATMDYVDNGATLMLRLRSGETHLVDPDDSDNYFRIRFFSQDLAMQNVDDRLERRSRSYRSDREMPVEMMWDVVTDARAKYDTASVQARTRRLPTLVRLRDLVVGDSILPPEASGVPMADSMQFMQGLRKIRVQETASLRATERAWGRMEGELKRAAQYMVEIHKKFSTAFACFIFVLIGAPLGIMARKGGIGTGILYSLAFFVIYWICLIGGENLADRLVVSPELAMWISNIIIGVVGILLTRAMVRDRFSGNSKVLRFFKIVGRYTGITYCIRAVAWLFGKFKKRFG; from the coding sequence ATGATTTTAGTCCGCTATGTCTTGAAAGAGCTAATTGGTCCTTTTTTGGCTTCGCTCTTTGGCATTACTTTTTTGTTTGTAGTTGACTTTTTGGTCAAAATCTTGGACAATGTGTTGTCCAAGGGATTGCCTACATCCACGGTTCTTGAAATTTTTGCGTTGAACTTGGCGTGGATGCTTTCGCTTTCTATTCCGATGGCGGTGCTTGTCGCAAGTCTTATGACGTTTGGCCGTATGTCGGGGGACCAGGAAATTACGGCTGTCAAGGCGGCGGGAATTTCGCCCTTGTCGCTCATGCGCCCGGTCTTGCTTGTGGCTCTTTTGCTTTCTGTCCTGATGGTTGTGTTCAATAACTGGGTGCTCCCGGAGGCAAACCACAGGTCTGTAGAGCTAATGAACGCCGTTTCGCGCAAAAAACCGCACGTATTTATTGATGCCGGGCGCCTCATTACGCAGTTCCCGGGCGTGCAGCTTTGGGTGAACCGCATTGACCCCGTCTCGGGCACGCTGTACGGCATCCAGATTTTTGAAATGGAAAAGAAGGGCGCTCCGCGTATTGTCTATGCCGATAGCGCAACGATGGACTACGTGGACAATGGTGCTACACTTATGCTTCGCCTCCGCAGTGGCGAGACGCATCTTGTCGATCCGGACGATTCCGACAATTATTTCCGCATCCGATTCTTCTCGCAGGATCTTGCCATGCAGAATGTGGATGACCGCCTGGAACGCCGTAGCAGGAGTTACAGGAGTGACCGCGAAATGCCGGTCGAGATGATGTGGGACGTGGTGACGGATGCCCGAGCCAAGTACGATACGGCGTCTGTGCAGGCTAGAACCCGCCGTTTGCCGACGCTTGTCCGTTTGCGTGATCTCGTCGTTGGCGATTCGATCCTCCCGCCTGAGGCAAGTGGAGTCCCGATGGCCGACTCCATGCAGTTTATGCAGGGGCTCCGCAAGATTCGCGTGCAGGAAACGGCTTCGCTCCGTGCCACAGAACGTGCCTGGGGCCGCATGGAAGGCGAACTCAAGCGCGCGGCGCAGTACATGGTCGAAATCCACAAGAAGTTCAGCACCGCTTTTGCATGCTTCATATTTGTGCTGATTGGCGCTCCGCTTGGCATCATGGCGCGCAAGGGTGGCATTGGCACGGGCATCCTCTATAGCCTTGCGTTCTTTGTCATCTACTGGATTTGCCTCATCGGTGGCGAAAACCTGGCCGACCGTCTGGTGGTCTCTCCGGAACTTGCCATGTGGATTTCGAATATCATTATCGGTGTCGTTGGCATCCTCCTTACTCGTGCAATGGTGCGCGACCGCTTCTCGGGCAATTCCAAGGTCTTGCGCTTCTTTAAGATTGTTGGCCGCTATACGGGCATTACCTATTGTATCAGGGCGGTTGCTTGGTTGTTTGGTAAATTCAAGAAGAGGTTCGGATGA
- a CDS encoding DNA repair helicase XPB yields MNPNGAIIVQSNLEIMVEVDNPNYTTARDAIAPFTELVKSPEHLHTYKISHLSLWNAAATGLRAPEVLERLESQSRYPIPPTVVTEIEDYMARYGLLRLKKEDGRLMMESDDKLMFLEICKLRDVEPFIIEHIDDTHVVVDPERRGHLKMVLTNAGFPVEDLAGYTVGDPLPIQLRETTVSGKPFKLRDYQKDAAQVFYASGSEKGGSGVIVLPCGSGKTVIGLATMALVQTKTLILTPNISSSRQWIREICDKTNLTLDQVKEYSGEVKEIGPVTVATYQILTQRKRAKKGDENKEGKEPEMTEEEVKKELANFPLFSQEKWGLMIYDEVHLLPAPVFRLSTEMQATRRLGLTATLVREDHKETEVFSLIGPKKFDIPWRILEAQGWIATADCNEIRIPMDPELKMKYALAPVRDKITLASTNPEKTDIVERLLKYFSKPDDRVLIIGQYIDQLEALSEDLQIPLITGKTPNKEREKLYGAFRSGAQKNLMVSKVGNFAIDLPDANVLIQISGTFGSRQEEAQRLGRVLRPKSDGGAAHFYSIVTQDSKEQEFAMNRQLFLTEQGYAYKIIKRGDWDILMRSPEELAARA; encoded by the coding sequence ATGAATCCGAATGGCGCAATTATTGTACAAAGTAACCTCGAAATCATGGTCGAGGTCGATAATCCTAATTACACTACCGCACGTGATGCAATCGCTCCTTTTACAGAGCTCGTCAAGAGCCCAGAGCACCTGCACACTTACAAGATTTCTCATTTGAGCTTGTGGAACGCTGCCGCAACAGGGCTGCGCGCACCCGAAGTCCTCGAAAGACTCGAAAGCCAGAGCCGCTACCCCATTCCGCCGACCGTTGTCACAGAAATCGAAGACTATATGGCTCGTTACGGCTTGCTTCGTCTCAAAAAAGAAGACGGACGCTTGATGATGGAATCTGATGACAAATTAATGTTCCTCGAAATTTGCAAGTTGAGGGACGTTGAACCTTTTATTATCGAGCACATCGATGACACGCACGTTGTTGTTGACCCCGAACGCCGCGGCCATTTGAAGATGGTCCTTACCAACGCAGGTTTCCCGGTCGAAGACTTGGCTGGTTACACCGTTGGCGACCCGCTCCCCATCCAGCTCCGCGAAACGACCGTTTCCGGAAAGCCGTTCAAGCTCCGCGATTACCAGAAGGATGCCGCACAAGTGTTCTACGCAAGCGGTAGCGAAAAGGGCGGTTCCGGCGTGATTGTTCTCCCCTGCGGTTCCGGTAAGACCGTGATTGGCCTTGCCACCATGGCTTTGGTACAAACTAAGACCTTGATTTTGACACCGAACATTTCGTCTTCCCGCCAGTGGATCCGCGAAATCTGCGACAAGACGAACCTTACGCTTGACCAGGTCAAGGAATACTCCGGCGAAGTGAAGGAAATCGGTCCGGTGACGGTTGCCACTTACCAGATCTTGACGCAACGCAAGCGCGCCAAGAAGGGTGACGAAAACAAGGAAGGCAAGGAACCAGAAATGACCGAAGAAGAGGTCAAGAAGGAACTTGCAAACTTCCCGCTCTTTAGCCAGGAAAAGTGGGGCCTCATGATTTACGACGAAGTCCACTTGCTCCCGGCTCCGGTGTTCCGCTTGAGTACCGAAATGCAGGCCACGCGCCGCTTGGGCCTTACGGCAACACTCGTCCGTGAAGACCACAAGGAAACCGAAGTGTTCAGCTTGATTGGACCGAAAAAGTTCGACATTCCATGGCGCATCTTGGAAGCACAAGGCTGGATTGCAACTGCTGACTGTAACGAAATCCGCATCCCGATGGATCCGGAACTAAAAATGAAGTATGCGCTTGCCCCCGTGCGCGACAAGATTACGCTCGCGAGCACGAACCCCGAAAAGACGGACATCGTCGAACGCCTGCTCAAGTACTTCAGCAAGCCGGATGACCGCGTGCTCATCATCGGCCAGTACATCGACCAGCTCGAAGCGCTCTCCGAAGACCTCCAGATTCCGCTGATTACCGGCAAGACGCCGAACAAGGAACGCGAAAAGCTCTACGGAGCCTTCCGTTCGGGCGCGCAGAAGAACCTCATGGTTTCGAAGGTCGGTAACTTCGCTATCGACTTGCCGGACGCAAACGTGCTCATCCAGATTTCGGGTACGTTCGGAAGCCGCCAGGAAGAAGCCCAGCGTCTCGGCCGCGTGCTCCGTCCCAAGAGCGACGGCGGTGCCGCCCACTTTTACAGCATCGTGACGCAGGACTCCAAGGAACAGGAATTCGCCATGAACCGCCAGCTGTTCCTCACGGAACAGGGCTATGCCTATAAAATCATCAAGCGCGGCGACTGGGACATTCTCATGAGGTCGCCCGAGGAACTCGCCGCAAGAGCATAG
- a CDS encoding tetratricopeptide repeat protein produces MANESNNNNSELKAFFVQHGTKIAVAFVILFAIIAGIVQYKEARKVAAAEQSELIGVGLTYLYANEKDSALVEFESKIASGKLEGLALAKASLLAGNIKFEKKDFDGAALHFQNSLDNAGSVALVRSAAMHGLAAVKMEKGDFSAAANFLEKYIAEFGKRTGDKEDRYQKDEPADEVPMVADAMWKLTLVYQQLGASDKAKATAERLLQVYGDNRAFADKARKFLASL; encoded by the coding sequence ATGGCTAACGAATCTAATAACAATAATTCTGAACTTAAAGCCTTCTTTGTCCAGCACGGTACAAAGATTGCTGTGGCGTTTGTCATCCTCTTCGCGATTATCGCTGGCATTGTCCAGTATAAGGAAGCTCGCAAGGTGGCTGCTGCCGAACAGAGCGAACTCATCGGCGTGGGTCTCACTTATCTCTATGCGAACGAAAAGGATAGCGCTCTCGTGGAATTCGAAAGCAAGATTGCTTCTGGCAAGCTTGAAGGCCTCGCCTTGGCTAAGGCATCCCTCCTTGCTGGTAACATCAAGTTCGAAAAGAAGGACTTTGATGGTGCTGCTCTTCATTTCCAGAACTCTTTGGATAACGCTGGTTCCGTCGCTCTCGTGCGTTCGGCTGCCATGCATGGTCTTGCCGCTGTGAAGATGGAAAAGGGCGACTTCTCCGCCGCAGCAAACTTCCTCGAAAAGTACATTGCTGAATTCGGCAAGCGCACTGGCGACAAGGAAGACCGCTACCAGAAGGACGAACCGGCTGACGAGGTCCCGATGGTTGCAGACGCCATGTGGAAGCTCACTCTCGTGTACCAGCAGCTCGGCGCAAGCGACAAGGCTAAGGCTACTGCCGAACGTCTCCTCCAGGTCTATGGCGACAACCGCGCCTTTGCTGACAAGGCTCGCAAGTTCCTCGCTAGCCTCTAA
- a CDS encoding LptF/LptG family permease — protein MKFSRYLIWNFLKMFLIVVCGAVLIFVVIDFVGNIKTWSAREMKSVGEYYLSYLPYIIYLITPVALFISVLASVGNMARHLEMSAMQSSGQSPLKTLFPIFFLGVLMSIGSYEMSEHWLPDANHKRFEIMETNAQKRKNPRIKEKQDFTFIDSEKNSWFFKHYSGKNKVGRDVVLLVRDRGRLVERYDVRAIRWIEKDSVTKAGFWRFENGFHRIFKKDGSVDVLPVRQKSMKGKVTTHPNDLINERQLADEMDSKMVKARINVLRRSGEDTRAMETALQFKYSAHWMNLIVLLIGAALCHRYSRSGGLSQKFGVGLLLVFSYYILERIGLKMGENGALSPFWAAWNSHFIYASLAFVMLYRSFRL, from the coding sequence ATGAAGTTCTCTCGATACCTTATCTGGAACTTCCTGAAGATGTTCCTCATCGTGGTCTGCGGTGCGGTGCTCATCTTTGTTGTGATTGACTTTGTTGGTAACATCAAGACCTGGTCGGCACGCGAGATGAAGTCCGTGGGGGAATACTACCTGAGCTATCTCCCGTATATCATTTATTTGATTACGCCTGTCGCATTGTTTATTTCTGTGCTTGCCTCGGTGGGCAATATGGCTCGTCATCTAGAAATGAGCGCCATGCAGAGCTCGGGGCAAAGTCCGCTTAAGACGCTTTTCCCGATATTCTTCTTGGGTGTCCTCATGTCGATTGGCTCGTACGAAATGAGCGAACACTGGCTCCCGGATGCAAACCACAAGCGCTTTGAAATCATGGAAACCAATGCGCAAAAGCGTAAGAATCCGCGCATCAAGGAAAAACAGGACTTTACGTTTATCGATAGCGAAAAGAACAGCTGGTTCTTTAAACACTACTCGGGTAAGAATAAAGTAGGCAGAGATGTTGTCCTGCTGGTACGCGATCGTGGGCGCCTGGTCGAACGTTACGATGTCCGTGCTATCCGCTGGATTGAAAAGGATTCGGTGACCAAGGCTGGGTTTTGGCGCTTTGAAAACGGGTTCCACCGGATATTCAAAAAGGATGGTTCCGTCGATGTGTTGCCGGTGCGCCAAAAGAGCATGAAGGGCAAGGTGACCACGCATCCGAACGATTTGATCAACGAACGCCAACTTGCCGATGAAATGGATTCCAAGATGGTCAAGGCGCGTATCAACGTGCTGCGACGCTCGGGCGAAGATACCCGTGCGATGGAGACGGCCCTCCAGTTCAAGTATTCCGCTCACTGGATGAACCTGATTGTCCTTTTAATCGGGGCGGCGCTTTGCCACCGGTATAGCCGTTCTGGGGGCCTTTCCCAGAAATTCGGTGTTGGCCTGTTGCTTGTATTTAGCTATTATATTCTTGAGAGAATTGGACTTAAGATGGGTGAAAACGGGGCTCTGTCGCCGTTCTGGGCGGCGTGGAACAGTCACTTCATTTATGCCAGTCTCGCGTTTGTAATGTTATATCGATCATTCCGCTTGTAG
- a CDS encoding rhomboid family intramembrane serine protease, translating into MIRRRPDADKLGTDPRAIQESAPSPIVQSIDFSQTAPPSTEQGSEQFEEQQQIPPDVRVSEGGFRQIRDESLVLLSQGITHRIERSEEGPFQIFVEPEKRRAAQFQIRLYHRENPPRDENPPLPLKFTLHPLWVLAIPIACTLLDFSDISIQMHNAGIADASKILRGEWWRTITAMTLHADSRHLASNLVSGFLALSLLHYRIPLAKLVPFLAVASAIANFFVALTVQTSFRSLGFSGFVFATIGCLAVIEFRLMPRETHGMLRRFAPLCGAASLAVFLGLGENADILGHLYGFIAGLLCGFIPKKKTLRWGTPTVAADILWIAAYYALFIIGWTLAI; encoded by the coding sequence ATGATTCGCCGCCGACCGGATGCAGATAAACTCGGCACAGACCCGCGTGCAATCCAAGAATCCGCGCCATCCCCGATTGTACAAAGCATCGATTTTTCGCAGACCGCGCCGCCATCAACAGAACAAGGCTCCGAGCAGTTCGAAGAACAGCAACAGATTCCGCCCGATGTCCGCGTGAGCGAGGGCGGTTTTAGGCAAATCCGCGACGAGAGTCTCGTGCTTTTGTCACAGGGCATTACGCACCGCATCGAGCGCTCCGAAGAAGGCCCGTTCCAGATTTTCGTGGAGCCTGAAAAACGCCGTGCAGCGCAATTCCAGATTCGCCTCTACCACCGCGAGAATCCTCCACGCGACGAGAACCCGCCGCTCCCGCTAAAGTTCACGCTACACCCGCTCTGGGTGCTCGCCATTCCCATCGCCTGTACGCTGTTGGACTTCTCCGACATTTCCATCCAGATGCACAATGCAGGCATTGCCGATGCATCAAAAATCTTGCGCGGAGAATGGTGGCGCACGATTACCGCCATGACGCTCCATGCCGATAGCCGCCACCTCGCATCAAACCTCGTCTCGGGATTCTTGGCGCTGAGCCTACTCCATTACCGCATCCCCCTCGCGAAGCTCGTGCCGTTCCTAGCGGTCGCAAGCGCTATTGCCAACTTCTTCGTTGCGCTCACAGTGCAGACAAGCTTCCGTTCGCTCGGCTTTTCCGGCTTCGTATTTGCAACCATCGGTTGCCTCGCCGTCATCGAGTTCCGTCTCATGCCGCGCGAAACGCACGGTATGCTCCGTCGCTTTGCGCCGCTCTGCGGCGCCGCCTCGCTCGCCGTATTCCTCGGTCTCGGCGAAAACGCCGACATCCTCGGCCACCTGTATGGATTCATCGCGGGCCTACTTTGCGGATTCATCCCAAAAAAGAAGACGCTCCGCTGGGGAACGCCTACAGTCGCGGCCGACATCCTTTGGATTGCCGCCTACTACGCATTGTTTATCATCGGCTGGACTTTAGCCATCTGA
- a CDS encoding sensor domain-containing diguanylate cyclase produces the protein MFLFLIPFAVVAFSLAVMNRPSLPSGTTVIPVIKSSKRTTALTPVVSPDIRNEFTDVKTDTNEPNSSLRVNQIWSRANSDVDKALGDILRCLKVLMPDANTFTVFTNGGSVNEFRLRAFQSDVQNFIDSSAKITENTGVLSQLLRPGVSRILEGDLFVSKRLPYYIENRRIRSLVGVPILDRDERHLGAILVDSLQPNAFKEAEAQALMFMAHVIFMVSFKSYVSAQNYIEQQQFSTLYRYQRKFFQTMAVKDIYKQMFEYVKENMPFDRLTILALDKPKECAGRVVYCIGMDSEQFIDKTFTLSDKGIFVLALMRNRPVFRSFTSGYADYVPRLNDSEKRNMELRQLFVMPVASEPDSKTAELAICLESRYTNRYQDHEKKLLKAFAGVAGFAYARALQVERDKDLATRDGLTGLMNHRSLQEALRTEKVRADRKKYNIGVLMMDIDHFKRVNDTYGHPVGDEVIKGIATAISGEIRKEIDVVARYGGEEFVVALVDTTPEGMIETAERIRKAVGKLEFNVHLTDPLRVTVSIGAFLVEPEFSDMKKAVNNADKALYKAKDGGRNQVVQFETVETEVGA, from the coding sequence ATGTTCCTTTTCCTTATTCCTTTTGCTGTTGTCGCGTTTTCACTCGCCGTCATGAACCGCCCGAGCCTCCCGAGTGGCACGACTGTGATTCCTGTTATCAAGAGCAGCAAGCGTACGACTGCTCTCACGCCGGTTGTGTCTCCGGACATCCGCAATGAATTTACGGACGTCAAGACGGATACGAACGAACCGAACTCGTCGCTCCGCGTGAACCAGATTTGGTCCCGTGCAAATTCGGATGTCGATAAGGCGCTCGGGGATATTTTGCGCTGCCTCAAGGTGCTGATGCCGGATGCGAATACATTCACTGTTTTTACAAATGGCGGCAGTGTGAATGAATTCCGGCTCAGGGCTTTCCAGAGCGATGTGCAGAACTTTATTGACTCGAGCGCAAAGATTACCGAAAACACGGGCGTCTTGAGCCAGCTCTTGCGTCCTGGAGTTAGCCGCATTTTGGAAGGTGATTTGTTTGTCAGCAAGCGCCTCCCGTACTACATCGAAAACAGAAGAATCCGCTCGTTGGTGGGTGTACCTATCCTGGATCGCGATGAACGCCACCTTGGTGCAATTTTGGTGGACTCTTTGCAGCCGAATGCGTTTAAGGAAGCTGAAGCTCAGGCGCTCATGTTTATGGCGCATGTGATTTTCATGGTGAGCTTCAAGAGCTATGTCTCTGCACAGAACTACATTGAACAGCAACAGTTCAGTACGCTTTACCGCTACCAGCGCAAGTTCTTCCAGACGATGGCGGTGAAGGACATCTACAAGCAGATGTTCGAGTACGTCAAGGAGAATATGCCGTTCGACCGCTTGACAATCCTTGCGCTTGACAAGCCGAAGGAATGCGCTGGCCGAGTTGTTTATTGCATCGGCATGGATTCTGAACAGTTTATCGATAAGACGTTTACGTTGTCTGACAAGGGTATCTTTGTGCTTGCGCTCATGAGAAACCGCCCGGTGTTCCGCTCGTTTACTTCGGGTTATGCCGATTACGTGCCGCGCCTGAACGATTCCGAAAAGCGCAATATGGAACTGCGTCAGTTGTTCGTAATGCCGGTGGCATCGGAACCGGATTCCAAGACGGCTGAACTTGCCATCTGCCTTGAAAGCCGTTACACGAACCGCTATCAGGATCATGAAAAGAAACTCCTCAAGGCATTTGCCGGTGTTGCAGGCTTTGCGTATGCCCGAGCTCTTCAGGTCGAAAGGGACAAGGACCTTGCGACGCGCGATGGCCTCACGGGGCTTATGAACCACCGCTCTCTGCAAGAAGCGCTCCGCACTGAAAAGGTACGTGCCGACCGCAAGAAGTATAACATCGGCGTCTTGATGATGGACATTGACCACTTCAAGCGCGTGAACGATACGTATGGACACCCAGTTGGTGACGAAGTCATCAAGGGCATTGCAACGGCAATTAGTGGCGAAATCCGTAAGGAAATTGACGTCGTGGCTCGCTATGGCGGCGAAGAATTTGTGGTGGCTCTCGTTGATACTACTCCGGAAGGCATGATTGAAACGGCAGAACGCATCCGCAAGGCGGTGGGCAAGCTCGAATTCAACGTGCACTTGACGGACCCGCTCCGCGTGACGGTAAGCATTGGAGCCTTCCTTGTGGAACCGGAATTCTCGGACATGAAGAAGGCCGTGAACAACGCCGACAAGGCTCTTTACAAGGCTAAAGATGGTGGCCGTAACCAGGTCGTACAGTTCGAAACTGTTGAAACCGAAGTGGGCGCATAG